The sequence CTAAACTAGCTAAATACTTGGTTTCCTGCAAAATATTACTAACTCTCCATGGAATAGAATTGGTGGAGGAAGTCAGACCATAGATGCAGACCTGACAATCACTTTCAAAACTTACATTGATAAGTTTGTGATTTATGGCAGTAAAAACAGTTTATCTAAGTGCCTCAGCCTCAACTTGGACAAGGATGTTGGTGTTGACTTTGATGGAACAAGTAAACACCAAATTCCCTCTCCAATCTCTAGTAATCATGGCAATAGCCGAGTCAAATTTTCCCACAGCTGTAtcacaatttctttttgttctctccCTTGTTCAGGGTCGACTTAATAGGTGATGCAATTGATGCAATCacctaaggcccccaaataaAGAAGGCccccacttgtaaaaaaaaaaaaatatatatatatatatatataatatttatctatatattttaattaaaaaaattttaagtacttttattggttaataaaatgcattaaaaagacCCCATTGTTtcctaaaatacaaaaaaataaaaaggaaaaaacaaatgtCCAGCGGCTAAACTGTGTGCAACTGTGCTACTGCATAGCACTGGATGATAGTGCACTGTACAGCAACATAGCCTACACAGTTGCACACTGCACACTGCACATGCTACACGCACAGCCCACAATCATAGGAGATAGGACAACACGTTTTCtgaatttatcaattattataaatgatcataccaattaataatttgataggtatcttttttttttttttttttttggttaatagaCGTTATATtcaacaaagaagaaaattacaTACTGGCCACAGAGGCCAAAGTATTGGCTACCTGCCTATAACAGTACAGTCCATTTCTATCAAATACAAGATATTTATCTAATTCATCCGAGGGGGAAACATCAAAGACAACAAAATCCTCCCTCATACAACAtccatttttagccaaaaaatcAGCACACCTATTCGCCTCTCTAAAGATGTGTGCTACCCGAACCTGTGTGAACCTTGCCATGAGTGATCTGCAATCAAAAAGCAAAGGAGAAAATAATTTGTTAGAGTTGTCAGCCTTATTTAGCATCTCCACAATAGCCTTGGCATCCAAATCAACTTCTAAATGACTAATTCCCAGCTGATTGGCAAGATCTAATCCGTCCCTCAAAGCCCATAATTCAGCCATTACACTAGTAGTGTATCCAATTGATCTCGAATAACCTTTAATCCATCCCCCTTCGCTGTTCCTGATTAAGCCTCCACCACCCGCCTTGCCTGGATTCCCAAGTGAGGCCCCATCAGTGTTTAGTTTATACCAACCCGGTAAAGGTTTAGACCATTTGACAGGGATGACAGCTCTGGCAGCAACTTGTTTAGCCTTGCTTACACAATAGTAGTACTCTTTAGCTTGGCTAAGGCACACCTTGTCCAGTGTGAGGTTTGGAATAGAGTTATCAAACACAACTCTATTCCTATTTTTCCATAGATTCCAAACAGCAAAGAGGAATAGAAAACACCAAGGAATGCTTCCTTTATACATCACTTCACTCAAGCAATTGTTTTTTAGCCAAACCTCAAGGCTACTAGCAAATGAATTCACATGAGTAGGAGGAACTTCTAATTTTCTCCACAAGTCACGAGCAATTATACACTCACGGAGAAGATGGACAATGGATTCATCTTGACCTTTGCATAAAGGGCACACTTTATCACAATTTATTCCTCTATCTGCTAACACTCCCTTAACTGGAATACTGCCATGTAAGCATGACCAAAGGAAGGTTGTAATCCTCGGTAATATGTCCAGTTTCCATATCCACTGCCCATTGAATTGTTCTACATCTTCTTCCCCTTGCACAGCAAGCCGATAAGCAGTCTTTGTAGAAAAATCACCATTTTTGGAATATTTCCACAGAACCATATCTTTCCCACTCCCATGAACTTGGATTGGCACTGCTTTAATCTTCTCTTTAATGGATTGAGGGAGGTCAAAGGAAATCAGCTCCCATTTCCATTCCTGTCTACACCATAGCTctgaaatttttagatttagctctTCCTGTTTAAGAGGACCTTCAATCATGCCTCGTAATGATTTACCATTCACCCAATCATCCATCCACACACTAACCCCGGTTCCATTTCCAATCCCCCAGGCAATCCCTTTTTTGAAAATAGGGAATCCCAAACTAATGGCTTTCCAATTAGGAGACGAAGGGAGTTTTTCTGGTTCTCTTGATCTAATTCTCGAATGAGAACaatatttattcaaaataacCTTTGTCCATAAAGCATCTTGCACATGATACATCCTCCAATTTAACTTAGATAACAAAGCTATATTCTTAGCTCTTGCTTCTTGAATACCCAATCCTCCCTCTTCTTTGGACTTCACTATTTTATTCCAACCCACCATATGCATTCTCCTTCTTTCATTTGTTGACCCCCATAAAAAATCTCGATTGATCTTGTCCAATTTCTCACATACATGCACAGGGAGGGCTGCTCCTTGCATAACATGATTTGGAATGGCCGACATGGTTGATTTAATTAATACAGCCCGGCCAGCAAAAGAGAGGAACTTGGCCTTCCATCCAGCAAGCTTACTCATTACCCTCTCCACAATGAAGTTATAAGGGTTTCTAGGGACCCCTCGGTGCTTTATGGGAAAACCGAGGTATTTTCCAATATTATTAGTCTCTCTAATGTCCAATCTTCCACTTATATCCTCCTTCAACTCCTCACTAACATTAGGCGAGAAGTAAATTCTAGATTTATCATGACTAATCTTTTGGCCAGATTCTCTACAAAACTTATCAAGAACTTCTAATATAGCTTCACTTCCACGCACATCAGCTTTGCTGAATAGGATAATATCATCCGCAAATAGAAGATGGGTAAAACCTAAATTGCCTTTTGAAGCCTTTAAGGGAGTCCATTCTCCATTCACACACTTCTGCTCAATAAGATACACCAAATACTCCATACATAGGATAAAAAGGTACGGGGATAGAGGATCCCCCTGTCTAATACCTCTGGATGGTTCAAAACTCTCTAAGGCACCCCCATTGAACAGAATAGAGGTACTTGTGGATGTGACACAGCTCATGATGAGTTTAGAAATTCTTGGGGGAAAATGAAAGGCTTGGAGAACTCTATAAATGAAACTCCACTCTAGTCTATCATAAGCCTTTTCCAAATCCAACTTAATAGCCATGAAACCtgttttccctttctttttatcCAAAGTATGAAACAACTCTTGAGCAATCATCACATTGTCTGTGCCTCTTCTACCAGGAACAAAGGCTGTCTGCACAGGTGAAATTAAATTTCCAAGAACCGGCCTAATCCGAGCCACTAAGATCTTTGAAACAACTTTATAGACCGAATTACAAAGGCTTATGGGCCTATAGTTGCTCAAAGACTCAGGATTTTGGCACTTAGGAATCAAGGAGATCAAAGTTTCATTAAGATACTTCGGCATACAgcccttataaaaaatttccttaacCTCTTTATACACCGAATTTTTAACCTCCATCCAAAAATGCTGATAAAAGCCTGCATGCAATCCATCAGGCCCAGGGGCCTTAAATGGTTTAAGAGTCCAAAGACAGGCTTGGATCTCCCCCTCAGACACATCCCCATCAATTCTAGTTCTATCTTCCTCATTCaaaaaacaacaagaaaatCCTGAAACATCCGAATTAATGGGGATCACTTCCAGATCAGTCATATATAGCTTCTTAAAGCCCTCTTGAATGTGATTTTTTACTTCACTTTCATCAGTCAACCAATTCCCCTCTCTATCCATAATGCATCTAATTTTGTTTCTATGTCTCCTAACCAACGTAGAGACATGGAAAAATGATGTATTGCGGTCTCCAAACGTGGCAGAATTTAACCTGGATTTGAGTGCCCAATACTCTTCCTCCTGCATAAGGATAAAAGAGTATTCTGCAATCAATCGTTGCTCCAAATTCAAAAGAAACTCATTGGGATTGTTAGCTAGAGCCTTTTGGGTACCATGAAGCCTAGCTAAGACTCTTTTCTTCTTAGCGAATAGATTCCCAAACACATCACAATTCCATTTTTTAGCTCTGGCCACAAAGTCTACAGTTGCTTCCTGCAAGGTTCTATCTTCGGACCAAGCTTGCTGAACAACTTTAGGAAAATCTTGATGTAATAGCCACATGGTTTGAAATCGAAAGGGTTTATTCTGCTGGTTAACACTGGCTCTACAAAGCTCAATTAGCACAGGACAATGATCCGAGAATGTCCTTGGGAGGTGAGTCACTAAGGCTTCAGGAAAAAGGGTGCGCCACACCGGATTAGCAAAACATCGATCTATTCTTTCTAATATCAAATTAGAGATGGGTCTACGATTGGTCCACGTATACTTTGGGCCCGCAAAGCCCAAATCTAGCATATTACACTCATCTAAACAATTTTTGAACTCTAAGGCTCTATTCAAATTCACATGGTTACCACCAAACTTGTCATCCCCACACAACACTTCGTTAAAATCTCCTAACATTAGCCAAGGTAAATTATGGAGATGAGCAATAGTAATTAAATTATTCCAAAGAATTCTCCTTTCAGCCAacctaggactagcataaataGCAGACATAAGCCAGGTAAAATTGGAGGAACGCACCTTAACTGTAGCGTGTATCTCCTGTTCTGTGGATGATAAAAGAAGAATCTCCACCTCTTCTGATTTCCAGAGAATCCACAAACCCCCAGCATATCCAATTGTATATGTGGTAATAAACCCATCAAAAGGCAGCCCTTCAATGATTTTAGCTGCTCTGTCTCCTCCCACTCTCGTTTCTGTCACCACAAAAATGGAAGGTCTATGGTTGATTGCCATTTCAAAAATTCGCCTCTTGAAATCCGGATTCAGAGCTCCTCTGCAATTCCAGAGTAACACATTCATCTTAATAAATTGACTTAAGGGCACTTCGATCTCTGGTGGATTAGTATTCATTTTCTCCGCTTCCACCATACTCCGTCCCATTCTCCTCAACAAGTCTTTGGACGCTCCCCAGTCTGGCTTCCAAATTAACATGTGCTTCAGTATGCCTAGGATGTCCTCTCTGCAACTCAGAAGCACATCGCATTCCTGTACCGGAGCCATGATTTGGATCATTTTCAGAGTTGGGTGGTTCCCCATATGAGCCATGGCCATCCCTCTGAAATCCACCAGCTTCCTCTCTTGAATGATCCACCCGGATTCGTCCCAATGGGGCACTACGGATGGCCTCCGTTTCCTGCTCAGATCCTCCGCCACTTCCCATGAGATTTCTGGAACATCCGTGAGAAATTTCCACCACGGATTGGGCGTGAGAGTCCATGCCATGTGTTCCAGAGGAAGATTCCCCATTCTGATACTCTCTGGTGTTATGGGAAATATACGTTTCCAAGCCTGACCCAGCTCCACCTCGAACCATCCCGGAGTTTCCGTCGGTGCCGCTCTTATCTGAGCTATTATCTCGTCTGGTATTGCCACCACTTGGTTCTTGTACCAGATGGCCCATCCGGTCCTTGGCAGTGAAGGCAGCCCTATGAACATCCTCTCCATTCTCCACGAGCTTCTCACTCTCCAATTCTTTTGAAATCAAAACCAACTCTCTCTTCCCTTCAGCGCTGTGATAACTCTTCTTATGACTTTTTGAGCTTTTTGAGTTTCTAATCCCCAAACCTTCActccttttacttttatttttggctaGAGCTTTCCTCTTGTTCCCTGAGATGTGCCTCGGATCCTGCTGACCTTCAGCTCTTGAGTTTTCAATGTAATCTTCCATGACACAGTCCTTTCTTATCTCAAGATTACTCTGCGGGATTTGGGCTGCATCTTCACGTGTTGTCTCACTTCCTGAGTCAACTGAATCACTATGATCTGACTTACCAAGATTTTCACTTGCTTCCACATGGCTTGACGTTTGTGAAAGGTCCGGATTGCCCTTGAATCTGTCCTGGGATGAGGTATTTAATTTAGTTGGCCCACTAGCCTTTCCCATCCTAGCCAACCCCTTTTTTCTCGTAACAACCATCCAAGGCCCATAGTTGGGCTCGGACTGAACCACCTCACTTATTTCGTTAGTTTTCGACGAGGTCTGAGCCTCATTAACTTTGCTTGGTTCCTTCACTTTCAGACTGCAGTGTTCCTGTTTATGCCCAAGCTTGCCGCAGCAGAAACACAAGGATGATATACCTTCATACAATACCCTTTGGACTAATCTGCCCACTCGAATGGAGCTAATTAGTGGCTTGTCCAAGTCAATCTGCACACAAAGCCTTGCGTAGCCTCCTCTAGTTTCCGAGGCTGTGTAAGAATCAATCCGTAAAACAGGACCAATGACACTCCCAATTTCTCTCAATACAGCAGCATCATAGAATTCAATTGGTAATTCAGGAAACCTTACCCACACAGCCACTGATGAAAGCTTGGCCTCCGACGCAATGAAATAAGGTTCCCAAGGCTTGATTGCAAGAAAATACTCTCCTAAAAACCATGGGCCGCCCCGAAGTACTACATCAAAATCGTCACTGCTACTGAATCTAATCAGAAAGAAGCCTTTCCCCATGGTCACACAATCCATCTTCGCCGTCGGCTTCCATAAAGCATTGAGCTTGAAAGTGAGGTAGTGGAATCCAACTGATCTACCATACACTTTCACTATCAAGGCTTTCAACCATGGCGCTCTGATGCGagcttttgtttctttggaaAGCTTCACCTCAGCCATACCTTCTGTTAAAGGCTCCATATCATCCTCTGACTCATAACCTTCCTCCCATTCTTTATTGAACTTAAATGCCTGTTCATATGCTCCAGGAATGTCTCCCACGAGACTATCTTTGTAACTCACTGGTTTTCTTGGTGGCAAGAAACTCCTTGCGCCGTTGctctctttaaattttttaacactCCGTTGGAATTCATCCTCTTCTTCGCTTGAACGCTGTGCTGGTGCAGAGAACTCTACTTCCATTACTGTTCACGCTGAGCTTGTCCTTTTTTATAATAATCCATTTATTTGATAGGTATCATATTAACTTATTTGTATCATAGTGACAATAATTTATTGAACcatgtgataaattaatttttatttgtgcagATTCAGACTTTAAAGTGGCTacagcattaaaaaaattgcaacaacCAG is a genomic window of Quercus lobata isolate SW786 chromosome 2, ValleyOak3.0 Primary Assembly, whole genome shotgun sequence containing:
- the LOC115974600 gene encoding uncharacterized protein LOC115974600 — protein: MERMFIGLPSLPRTGWAIWYKNQVVAIPDEIIAQIRAAPTETPGWFEVELGQAWKRIFPITPESIRMGNLPLEHMAWTLTPNPWWKFLTDVPEISWEVAEDLSRKRRPSVVPHWDESGWIIQERKLVDFRGMAMAHMGNHPTLKMIQIMAPVQECDVLLSCREDILGILKHMLIWKPDWGASKDLLRRMGRSMVEAEKMNTNPPEIEVPLSQFIKMNVLLWNCRGALNPDFKRRIFEMAINHRPSIFVVTETRVGGDRAAKIIEGLPFDGFITTYTIGYAGGLWILWKSEEVEILLLSSTEQEIHATVKITHGKVHTGSGSTHL
- the LOC115959762 gene encoding uncharacterized protein LOC115959762, with translation MEVEFSAPAQRSSEEEDEFQRSVKKFKESNGARSFLPPRKPVSYKDSLVGDIPGAYEQAFKFNKEWEEGYESEDDMEPLTEGMAEVKLSKETKARIRAPWLKALIVKVYGRSVGFHYLTFKLNALWKPTAKMDCVTMGKGFFLIRFSSSDDFDVVLRGGPWFLGEYFLAIKPWEPYFIASEAKLSSVAVWVRFPELPIEFYDAAVLREIGSVIGPVLRIDSYTASETRGGYARLCVQIDLDKPLISSIRVGRLVQRVLYEGISSLCFCCGKLGHKQEHCSLKVKEPSKVNEAQTSSKTNEISEVVQSEPNYGPWMVVTRKKGLARMGKASGPTKLNTSSQDRFKGNPDLSQTSSHVEASENLGKSDHSDSVDSGSETTREDAAQIPQSNLEIRKDCVMEDYIENSRAEELSQR